One window of Oncorhynchus kisutch isolate 150728-3 linkage group LG25, Okis_V2, whole genome shotgun sequence genomic DNA carries:
- the LOC109870468 gene encoding complement C1q tumor necrosis factor-related protein 1, with the protein MKVGGGPPPSSLCAWVVLLILVESGEPYRTPYDQEQGQNRESTDSRLDSRTDTRDYHRDARPDTRDYHRDARPDTWDYHRDASEVRGKECQRCCEPGEEVRTQSADPQYPQHYPQYQAVPQINITILKGEKGESGQRGPYGKSGKSGQSGPRGPNGIKGTKGSIGTPGDPCKVQYAAFSVGRKKAIHSNDYYQTLVFDTELVNLYGHFNMFTGKFYCYVPGIYYFSLNVHTWNQKETYVHVMHNEREVVILYAQSSDRSIMQSQSLMLELEREDQVWVRLFKGERENAIFSDDFDTYITFNGHLIKPKSEG; encoded by the exons ATGAAAGTGGGTGGTGGACCTCCACCCTCTTCCCTGTGTGCGTGGGTGGTGCTGCTTATTTTGGTGGAGTCAGGTGAACCCTACCGGACCCCATACGACCAGGAACAAGGCCAGAACAGAGAGAGTACAGACTCCAGGCTAGACTCCAGGACAGACACCAGGGACTACCACAGAGATGCCAGGCCAGACACCAGGGACTACCACAGAGATGCCAGGCCAGACACCTGGGACTACCACAGAGATGCCAG CGAGGTGAGGGGTAAAGAGTGTCAGCGGTGCTGTGAGCCTGGAGAGGAGGTCCGTACTCAGTCTGCCGACCCCCAGTACCCACAACACTACCCACAGTACCAGGCGGTGCCACAGATCAACATAACCATCCTCAAAG GTGAGAAGGGGGAGAGCGGCCAGCGAGGGCCCTACGGTAAATCTGGCAAGTCCGGCCAGTCCGGCCCTCGTGGGCCCAATGGCATCAAGGGCACCAAGGGGAGCATAGGGACCCCGGGTGACCCCTGCAAGGTCCAGTACGCTGCCTTCTCCGTGGGCCGCAAGAAGGCCATCCACTCCAACGACTACTACCAGACCTTAGTGTTCGACACTGAGCTCGTCAACCTCTACGGACACTTCAACATGTTCACCGGCAAGTTCTACTGCTACGTGCCGGGAATCTACTACTTCAGCCTGAACGTGCACACGTGGAACCAGAAGGAGACGTACGTGCACGTGatgcataacgagagagaggtggtgatccTGTACGCCCAGTCCAGTGACCGGAGCATCATGCAGAGCCAGAGCCTGATgctagagctggagagagaggaccaGGTGTGGGTCCGGCTGttcaaaggagagagggagaacgccaTCTTCAGCGATGACTTTGATACCTACATCACCTTCAATGGACACCTTATCAAGCCCAAGAGCGAGGGGTAG